From Paraglaciecola sp. L1A13:
CCCTCGCTGCAATGGGTGAGTTATTCACAGGTATTTTAGATGTCACGCTGATGTACCCTAACAACCCGAATCGGCCCATGTTAGATATGTTAGCAGGCAGACTAAGTAAGGTTATATTGCGCGCAAGCGTGATGCCAATTGAGCAGGGGATTATTGGTGATTATTTTAGTGATAATGACTTCAGAGATAATTTTCAATCTTGGCTGAATGCACGCTGGGCGCATAAAGATAACCAAATCAAGCAATTACACGGAGACAAATAAGTGGAACAAAGTGCACAACTAAGTGACTATATCATCCAAGGCTATGAATTGATTGGCCTAACAGTAAGCAATGATGGGGGGTTATTTGCCATAACGGCGGTGGTGCTACTGTTGTGTTTAGCATGGCTTAGTTTTCTATTAGCACGGATGGCATTAACCGGCAGACTTACTCGGGTCATTTTTCATAGTAAAAACACCATAGACGACGAACTGCACGAACATGGTGTATTCAGACGGATCGCTCATATTGTGCCAGCTATGGTGATTTATCTATGCAGCAGTATGCTTGTTGAAGACCCTATTCTTTTTTCAATGCTCCAAAAAATTGCGGTCATTTACATGTTAATCGCCGCGGTAGCCGCCAGTAGTGCCTTACTTAATACCGTTGAAGATGTTTATAACGCCTCAGAATTAGCTAAACGCGCGCCAGTCACTGGGTTTATTCAAGTGGGTAAGTTATTTATCGTGATCGTTGCTGGCTTACTGATCATATCCAACTTATTAGATAAATCGCCACTATTACTGCTATCTGGATTAGGTGCAGTCACAGCCATATTACTGTTGCTTTTTAAAGATACAATTTTGGGTTTTGTAGCAGGCATTCAAATTGCCGCTAACCGTATGGTGAACACTGGTGATTGGGTTGAATTACCTAAGTACGGAGCCGACGGTACTGTTTTACAAGTCGGGCTTACTACGGTTAAAGTTCAAAACTGGGACAAAACTATCTCTACCGTACCGACTTATAGCCTGATCACTGATTCGATGAAAAACTGGCGGGGCATGTCAGAGTCAGCGGGACGGCGCATTAAGCGCTCGTTATATATTGATGTGAACAGCATTAAATTTTGCGATCAAGATATGCTTAATGACTTCTGTAACATACGCTTTATCAACGAGTACATAGAGAATAAACGTGCCGAATTAGACGCTTATCACAAAGAGCAAAAAATTGATATTCAAGACCTTCTAAACAGTCGCCGTTTAACCAATATAGGGACACTTCGCGCATACTTAGTATCCTATTTACATCACCACCCAAGCATAAATCAAGATATGACCTTGATGGTGCGTCAACTCCCTCCCACTGAACTGGGCCTACCACTAGAGATATATTGTTTTAGCGCCAATAAAGATTGGATCGCTTATGAAGGTATTCAGGCGGATATTTTTGATCATGCACTAGCGATGTTGCCAGTATTTGGATTGCGAGCCTATCAACGCATCAGTGATAGGCCTCACTAGGTAACTAACAATTGTCTGTAGGCATTTAGCTTACAGACAAGGCATACCAAAATAACATAAACAATACCACGCCAGATACACCGAAGAAGCCATATTCAACACGTGATTTCATAGCCGATTCTTGAGCTGCTGGTTGAGCGATAAATCCCATGATGATACTGCTTACGCCTAAAACAAACGCTACTAAACCAAACCCAAACAATATTGCATCAGTCCAATTACTCATCTTTGTTCCTCAAAATAGTATAACGATTCTAAAAGCCCACACAAATTATGCCGGAATTATATATTAATTTTGACAAGAAAACATAGACTGGCGAAATTGCCTAACTATTAGTAGGTTTAATAGCAACACAGTATAAAAATCGTCTTTCACGTTACACGCCTGACAATCAACCATCTGTTTTTAAAGAATATTATTAGTTTGGTTCAGTACTTGCTTGGTAACTTTCATCTCACAGCTAAGTGAACTAATTAAATTAACGTCAAAGGAAAAATGGCCATGCGTAATTTTATTTTTTGTACCGCTCTTATGTTAAGCACCACTGCAACAGCTGCAGAACAACAATGCGACGTAGAATTCAACGGCGCTTTGCAACTCGAAAATCAAGTACTAACCCTTACTACAGAGCAAGAAAATAAAATCGTTATTAACCAAAGTAAGCAGCTGTATGTTAATGATCAGAAAACCAGTTTGTCTGCCAAGCAACAGGCACACTTAAATGAATTTTACGACAGTATTAATGCGGCTGTACCAGCAGCTGCGGGTATAGCCTCGGACGCAATTGAACTAGCCACATATGCATTAGATGAAACCTTCACCCAATTACTAGGTGAAGACAGCGCAGTGGTGGCTGACATCACTGAGCAATTACAAGAACTTAAACGAGAGCTAGACCGCAGTTTTTACGGTGACGATGGTAAAATACGTTTAAATTCAGCCCAATTCGGTGAAGATGAATTTTTAAGTAAAGCGTTCGAAGATAAATTCGAAAAAGCCATAGAAACTATCGTGACGCACTCAATTGGTCAAATAATGGTTACAATTGGTAGCGAGCTGATGTTCAACGGTGGCGATTTTGACGAGTTCGAGCAGCGTATGGAAACCTTTGCCGAGGACATGGAACATAAATTCGATCACCAAAGCGAAGCCCTTGAAGCACGTGCTGAAGTATTATGTGCTAGCTTGGCAAATATCGATCGCTTAGAAGAAAAACTGCAAAATGACGTCCCTCAGCTTGCAGATATGGACGTACTTCAGGTAAAACACTACTCAATGTAATTTTACAAAGTTTACTATGAACGTATCTATTTTTGGCGGTGGCTGGCTAGGTCAGCCCCTCGCGACAACGCTTAGCGTTAAAATGAGCAAGACTCCCAACTCAACAAAAAATCAAAATGGTTATCACGTGCGTGTTACTGCGCGCAGCGAACAAACCATCATTACCCTTAAAGAGGATGGCCTAAATGCTTACCCTTTCTCTCTAGGTGAAAGTCTTTTTACTCACAAGGACGCTGCGGAATTACTCAACAATGATGTTGTCATTATTAATATTCCGCCTGGACGCAAACATCTCGCCGACAACCCTCAAGCTAGCCAACAGTTTGTCGCCGATATGTGTATGTTGATCACTCAAGTCAGTATAAATCAATCTGCCAAGCTTATATTCATAAGTACTAGTGCTGTTTACTCCGATGCGCTAGAGGATGTCACCGAGCAAAGTGAAGTAGCACCTACAACCGAGTCGGGCCGTGCCCATCAAGCAATAGAAGCGTTTATTCTTCAACACCTTAAACAGTCAGCCTGTATATTGCGTTTGGCTGGTTTGGTAGGGCCTGCTCGTCACCCGGGTAAATTTCTGGCGGGAAGGCAACACTTAAGTGGAGCAAGTCAGGTCGTTAACCTTATCCACCAGCAAGATGTCATCAGCGCAATTGAAAAAATAATAGGTGGGCATGTATGGGGAGAAACACTGCATTTAGCCGCTCAAGCACATCCTTCGCGTCAAGAATATTACACGTGGGCTGCGAATAAGCTTGGCTTACCAGCGCCTCATTTTGTAAGTGAGACTAAGCCTAAACTCGGTAAACGAATTGATGCCAGTTATTCCTTACAGAGACTATCGCTGACCCTCGAATACCCTAGCCCCTACGACATGCTATAACACCCATATAGACGGATGTTATAGCGCTAACAAGACATGTAATGCCCTTGCCTTTTGTGTCTAGCCAATCAATGCATTACCAAAATATTTGAGGGCTACGGTATTAATAAATACTAACAGTAAAATAACGGGAATAAAGGTACCTAAAGAGAAATTGACATACCTTTCGAACCAGCTTTTAGCAAATTTTGGCGCACCTATATCCAGTTCGGCATTTAAGTTACTTTTCTTCCACCGGTAGATAACGAATAAACAAACTAACAAGCCATTAAACGGCAATATAGTGTCGTAAAACACGTCAATAATCACGTCAAAAACAGATTTAGTTTGGCCCGCATAACTCACAAACTCGGTGAAGAAGGATGAAATACCAAACGACGTAGCCGCCATAATGGACAGTACGACCAGTAAAGCACCAAGCAGCCCCAAAGACTTCTTACGGCTATAGCCTTTTTCATCCATCATAGCCGAAACCGGTACTTCGAAAATGGACACCAAAGACGTAATCGCAGCAAAAAATACTAACAAGAAGAACAAACTTGCCACCACGCTTGCGCCTGCGTAGCCAATCGTTGTTTGCAGTGCTAAGAATATTTTTGGCAGGAAAGTGAAAATCATACCTACAGAGGAGTCGCTTAAACTTTCCGTGTTGGTATTTGGGTTAAACGAAAACACCGCGGGTAATATGAGTAGACCTGCAATAAACGCAACGCCCGTATCCATTAAGGCAACCAGTTTCGCCGAACCGGGCACATCACTGTGTTTGTCTAAATAGGAACCGTATGTGAGCATGATCCCCATGCCCAATGATAAGGAGAAAAATGCCTGGGACAACGCAGCGCTAACAACTGCCGCATCAATCTTATTAAAGTCTGGGATAAGGTAGTATTTGACGCCTTCGAAAGCGTTATCTAGTGTCAATACGAAAATAACTAAACCTATTAACATAACAAAAAGTGCAGGCATCATCAGCTTTGCAGCTTTCTCTATACCTTGTTTAACCCCGCCTTGCAGAATCAGATACACGATAATCAGAACGCCTATCATGTAATAAAAAAGTTCATAACCGTTAATAAATACACCAAAGGTGTTTGGATCGGCTAATAAATCAAGATTTCCCAGCACACTTTGTACTAAATAACCAAAAATCCATACCGTCAGTACCAAGTAAAATATGGCAATCATAAAAGGGGTAATAATGGCAAGCCAACCGGCTATTTTCCAATGCCACTGACCACCAGAAAGCACATTGTAAGCGCCGAGGGGATCTTTACGGCTAGCACGGCCGATCGACATTTCGGCTAGCATCACAGGTAAACAGATAAATGCAACGAAAATGGCATACATTAGCAGGAAAGCGCCGCCACCATTTTTTGTTGCCGCAACCGGAAACCCAACCATATTTCCGATCCCAACAGCTGAGCCTGCTGCCGCGAGAATAAAACCTAAACGAGACCCAAACTGTTCGCGAGGTGCACCCATAGTGTCATCCTTTATTGTTGTTATATTTTTATTGTAATGAGCGGATGTTAACAGCAGATAATTAAAAAGTCTTTGCTCAGGTGCATTCATAAAGATGGTAAAAAGCCTAAAATATTTACAATGTGTAAACGTGCTTAGTTACCAAGGGATCGCTTTGCCGTCCCAATCAATAAAATATGGCCCTTGCTCTGGGGTAAGCCCATTCAAATAGCTTAGCAAGCGGGATACACTGTATTCACGGGTAAACAGTTTCTGTGCTTTTACATTCGCTTGAAAGGGTTTTGATAAGGCCGTATCAACCGTGCCAGGGTGATAACAGATCAAACTGACATTTTTGGCACGCCGTTGGTATTCTACCTGCGCGGTTTTTACCAACATATTTAGCGCTGCTTTACTCGCTCTATAACCATACCAGCCGCCTAAGCGATTATCTTGGATACTGCCTACCCGCGCACTAAAAAAACTAATGTCAGCTGACTGATTGCCTTTAACCAAAGGCAGTAAATATCGTAACCACATAGCAGGCTGAATCGTATTGATTGAAAAATAAGCGCTAAGCTTATCCGCCGACATTTCCTCTAAGCGTTTTTCTGGCTGTAAGTTAATTCCGTCGCCACTGGATCCATGCAAAACACCACTACAACAGATAACACGGGTAAATTGCCCCGTTCCTTGCTGCTCTTGACAAAATTGGGCAACCGCCGACTCTTCAGTATAATCAAGTTCAATTAGCTGAGCGCCTTTCACGAAGTGCGATATATCGGCGCCAGCTTGTTGCTGCAATTTTCTGCTCACACCATATACCATATTATAACGAGTTGAATCGATAAGCTGCCGAAACACTTCTTGACCAATGCCACCTGACGCGCCAATGACTAGTGCATTACCTTTTTGCTCCATTACTGGGCACTCCCGTTATTAACTTTGCTTGATGCTGACCGGCTTGTATCGGTACCAACAAGCTTTGGAATTTTACAGGACTGGCAGCGCTTCTTTCCAGTCAATAAATATGAAATGGCATATCTATTTCGAGCAAAAATGCTGTAAAATCCATCCGCAAACCAACGGATGATTGGCCAGCGAAGCCAAGCATACAACCAGCCTTTTCCGACGATCTTCCATGCTAAATAAGTTGCATCTAGGCCAGTCACCATAGTTCCATCTAGCTTTTGCACATGAATACGGGCATCTAAGTCGTGCCAGTTAAGATCAGGAAAATGTTCTACAAAGTCTGGCTGTTGAATATCTACAAACGTAATTTTGTGCGCCGTATCGTATTTTTTCAGCTTATTCATTTCGGCTAAACATAAAGGACAATAGCCATCGTAAAATATCCTAATTTGCATGCATTTCTCCTAACGAACGTCACAATATGTGTACTAAGATAAGTACGCTTCAAGGTGTAAAATAGATTAATCTCTTTTACACCTTGAACCAAGGCACGAGCGTGACCACATTAAGGGTTTACGAATCTAACGAGGTAAGTCATGGCAAATATTCAACAGGCCACTCTAGGCGGCGGCTGTTTCTGGTGCTTAGAATCTGCATTTAACACAGTTGATGGCGTAGAACTGGCCGTTAGTGCTTATGCCGGTGGGCAAACTCAAGACCCAACCTATGAGGCTGTATGTAGCGGACAGACTGGGCATGCAGAAGTAGTACGAGTTAATTTTGACACTAACAAACTAAGCTACCGTGAAGTGTTAGAAATCTTCTTTGCCTTGCACAATCCTACCCAATTGAATCGACAAGGTAATGATGTCGGCACACAATATCGTAGTGCTATTTTCTATCATGACGATGATCAAAAAGTGGCAGCTGAAAAGATTCTGCAAGAGATCACCGACGAGCAGATTTGGCCAGATCCTGTTGTAACTGAAGTGATCGCGCTAAACAATTACCATCAAGCGGAAGATTATCATCAGGATTACTTTAGCAATAATCCGCAAAATCAATATTGTAATATGGTGGTCGCACCTAAACTGGCTAAATTCAAAAAGACCTTCGCCAGTCGCTTAAAATCTGTTTAGTGCTGCAAACGGCTAGCCTAACGGAACCAAGTTTCCTGTATAGGCAAACTGAAGAGCAAAGGCGCCATCTTTTCGAATTTGGCGCGGTTTTGCTCACACTGAATATTTTTTAAATATACGGCTTTCCATGGGTCGTTAACCATCCATATTGTATCGTCCATAACAGTCAGGCCCTCAATAGACGCATTGTCCATTGGCTCCCAACGAGAGCAGGTTTTGTTTGGGGTATAAATTTGAGCAAAAAAGTTCAAATCGACCACTAACGCATCTTGCTGGCCAGCTAAATCTATAACCCAAAGTTGTTCATCATTGCGCGCAGCAGCAAACAAATAGCGATGCCCATCACGTTGATAAACTTCCAGTGCATTAATGGGATGATTGCCGTGCTTAAATGATGGCAGCTTGACCTGTGTGTCACGCATGGGGATAAAATCCTCTTGCTGCCAAAACTCTGCCGATATATTAGTGGTAAAGACACGGGCCCCACCAGCAGCATCTTTTTCTAAGCCTAAGTACAACTGACCATCTTCACTTAGGGCTAAGCCCTCAATACCATCATTAGGAAAATTAGCGAGGTTAAGCCCATCAGCAAACATCAAAGGTCGCACATGAGTCATCAGTACAGAGCGGTCTTTTTGCACAGCAAGTCGAACTAATAGGAAGGGATAATCGACGGAACCAGAATGCCCATACTTTGCGGCGCACTCTGGGCTAAGGCCCCTATGGTCGCTCGCATCTTCGGTGATCGTAAGAAATATACCGGGTTCATTGGGCACTGCCACTAGCGCTTCTAAATCTGGGTTTTCTTGAATGTAGCTGGCAAAGCAACTGGCTTTCAAAGCATCACTTAATTCAAATGCCATTATATCTGGGGATACCAAGGCGGTTTCTGATGAAATCACATGCAATTGCAATCGCTGAGATGGGTCGGCGCTTCTGTCACTCAAAGAAATCAGTTTGCCGTTCCAAACCGTTAACCCTGAAGTTTGCGGATCAAGCATAACCGCACCGTTTTCTTCCGT
This genomic window contains:
- a CDS encoding mechanosensitive ion channel family protein, coding for MEQSAQLSDYIIQGYELIGLTVSNDGGLFAITAVVLLLCLAWLSFLLARMALTGRLTRVIFHSKNTIDDELHEHGVFRRIAHIVPAMVIYLCSSMLVEDPILFSMLQKIAVIYMLIAAVAASSALLNTVEDVYNASELAKRAPVTGFIQVGKLFIVIVAGLLIISNLLDKSPLLLLSGLGAVTAILLLLFKDTILGFVAGIQIAANRMVNTGDWVELPKYGADGTVLQVGLTTVKVQNWDKTISTVPTYSLITDSMKNWRGMSESAGRRIKRSLYIDVNSIKFCDQDMLNDFCNIRFINEYIENKRAELDAYHKEQKIDIQDLLNSRRLTNIGTLRAYLVSYLHHHPSINQDMTLMVRQLPPTELGLPLEIYCFSANKDWIAYEGIQADIFDHALAMLPVFGLRAYQRISDRPH
- a CDS encoding DUF2884 family protein, encoding MRNFIFCTALMLSTTATAAEQQCDVEFNGALQLENQVLTLTTEQENKIVINQSKQLYVNDQKTSLSAKQQAHLNEFYDSINAAVPAAAGIASDAIELATYALDETFTQLLGEDSAVVADITEQLQELKRELDRSFYGDDGKIRLNSAQFGEDEFLSKAFEDKFEKAIETIVTHSIGQIMVTIGSELMFNGGDFDEFEQRMETFAEDMEHKFDHQSEALEARAEVLCASLANIDRLEEKLQNDVPQLADMDVLQVKHYSM
- a CDS encoding NAD-dependent epimerase/dehydratase family protein, with the translated sequence MNVSIFGGGWLGQPLATTLSVKMSKTPNSTKNQNGYHVRVTARSEQTIITLKEDGLNAYPFSLGESLFTHKDAAELLNNDVVIINIPPGRKHLADNPQASQQFVADMCMLITQVSINQSAKLIFISTSAVYSDALEDVTEQSEVAPTTESGRAHQAIEAFILQHLKQSACILRLAGLVGPARHPGKFLAGRQHLSGASQVVNLIHQQDVISAIEKIIGGHVWGETLHLAAQAHPSRQEYYTWAANKLGLPAPHFVSETKPKLGKRIDASYSLQRLSLTLEYPSPYDML
- a CDS encoding sodium-dependent transporter, which encodes MGAPREQFGSRLGFILAAAGSAVGIGNMVGFPVAATKNGGGAFLLMYAIFVAFICLPVMLAEMSIGRASRKDPLGAYNVLSGGQWHWKIAGWLAIITPFMIAIFYLVLTVWIFGYLVQSVLGNLDLLADPNTFGVFINGYELFYYMIGVLIIVYLILQGGVKQGIEKAAKLMMPALFVMLIGLVIFVLTLDNAFEGVKYYLIPDFNKIDAAVVSAALSQAFFSLSLGMGIMLTYGSYLDKHSDVPGSAKLVALMDTGVAFIAGLLILPAVFSFNPNTNTESLSDSSVGMIFTFLPKIFLALQTTIGYAGASVVASLFFLLVFFAAITSLVSIFEVPVSAMMDEKGYSRKKSLGLLGALLVVLSIMAATSFGISSFFTEFVSYAGQTKSVFDVIIDVFYDTILPFNGLLVCLFVIYRWKKSNLNAELDIGAPKFAKSWFERYVNFSLGTFIPVILLLVFINTVALKYFGNALIG
- a CDS encoding SDR family NAD(P)-dependent oxidoreductase, with the translated sequence MEQKGNALVIGASGGIGQEVFRQLIDSTRYNMVYGVSRKLQQQAGADISHFVKGAQLIELDYTEESAVAQFCQEQQGTGQFTRVICCSGVLHGSSGDGINLQPEKRLEEMSADKLSAYFSINTIQPAMWLRYLLPLVKGNQSADISFFSARVGSIQDNRLGGWYGYRASKAALNMLVKTAQVEYQRRAKNVSLICYHPGTVDTALSKPFQANVKAQKLFTREYSVSRLLSYLNGLTPEQGPYFIDWDGKAIPW
- a CDS encoding thiol-disulfide oxidoreductase DCC family protein, with the translated sequence MQIRIFYDGYCPLCLAEMNKLKKYDTAHKITFVDIQQPDFVEHFPDLNWHDLDARIHVQKLDGTMVTGLDATYLAWKIVGKGWLYAWLRWPIIRWFADGFYSIFARNRYAISYLLTGKKRCQSCKIPKLVGTDTSRSASSKVNNGSAQ
- the msrA gene encoding peptide-methionine (S)-S-oxide reductase MsrA, producing the protein MANIQQATLGGGCFWCLESAFNTVDGVELAVSAYAGGQTQDPTYEAVCSGQTGHAEVVRVNFDTNKLSYREVLEIFFALHNPTQLNRQGNDVGTQYRSAIFYHDDDQKVAAEKILQEITDEQIWPDPVVTEVIALNNYHQAEDYHQDYFSNNPQNQYCNMVVAPKLAKFKKTFASRLKSV